The sequence below is a genomic window from Lolium perenne isolate Kyuss_39 chromosome 4, Kyuss_2.0, whole genome shotgun sequence.
CTCTTATCAGTTCTCTTACGGATTAAGAAAGAGGCACCGTTTCAGAGAAGGACGGGagcgaaccgtttgagtctttttatGCTGGGAGGTTGATCCTACTCTCTCCATTCCAATACTTAAGGCCTTGTTTGGTGCCAGTGTTTTTTTGAGTTTTGAGGGGGGTTTTGAGGGGTGTTTTGGGTGAAAACAACCACCACCCAAAACACTACCCAAAACACTACAAAACCCCTATCTTCCAAAACACTTGTCAAAACACTTGTTTGGCACACTTGTTTTACAAACCAGTGTATTCAAGTGTATTCAACACAAATAGATAAAAATTCGatctttttttttacagtttAAACTATATTTGTATCGCAAATAAAAATATGATCTTTAGCACACTACAAGATCATATCTTGCAATCAATACATAAATATGCATTACAGCAACAATAGCATCTGTTCATCACAACTACAACCATGAAACAAATAGAGAAATTCGAAGTGGATAGGCACATAAATAGAGAAATTCGAAGTGGATAGGCACATAAACCATGAAACAAATAGAGAAATTCGAAGTGGTAGCATCTGTTCAACCATTTACATAAATATGCATTACAGCAACAGTTAGCTCATAGCCTCAGATTTCATAGTCCATTTTTGGGAGACATGACACAAATAGAGAAATTCGAAGTGGATAGGCACATGGTTCTGAGCAAAGTACTGAAACTACAAGATGTTGAATAAGGCACCAACTCAGCCCGGGAGAGTCCTCTTAAAAACATGCTTGTTCCCTTTAATATTACAAGAAAATCAGTCCAAGCAACTTGTTTCCTGCCAAATCAGTCCAAGCAACTTGTTTCCTGCCAGGAAACAAGATGTAAACCATCAAATACTAATATACAACCACATGCATTAGCTAGTTGTTTCATGGCTACAGTACTTTGGACTATAACATATATCTGTAGACAAAGATCTCTAGCACAAGAACCACATTAGCCACAGGTATTTAGCGAGATAAGATACGTAAAGAGTAAGCTGCCATCCACACACAGATTCAAAACAAGCATCGAGGAAAATAATATGATCTGCTTGTTGGCACGAATTCTAGAAACTTTGGTTTTGTATGAAACTGGAATAAGACACATTGCTCATCAACGCAGTATTACTTTGGCATGCTGTCATGCCTAGTACATACCAGTTTATAAGTTTTTTAGAAACAGCACAGTATATGTAATGGATATATGTAATTGAGTATATGTATACAGAGGACATAATTTGAAGGCCTCAAGAGTGAAAAACAGAATCCTCTTACGGCAAAGTACATTCATCAAATGTTTGCATACTCTGAAATCAACTAAGATAAGGACTAACACCACAAACTACAGACACCATCCAGGTTCACACATAATAGCCAGTGACACTAACAGAACAAACAGCAGCAACCAGGTGGACCTAGGCACGGCATTGCGCGACCAACAGAACCAACTGCAGGAACCAGCCACTTACTCTAGCTAATATCATTTCTGTTTCGTTCAGATGAGTAACAACCACCAGATGTTTATACAGGACCGAATGTTACTAGGAGCATACTTCAGTCTATTTTCTTTCCACCCAGGAAATGAAAAGTTTCTATCAGTGTAACTCTGCGGCTATTTTAGAAAACTGAATAGGAAGTTTACTAGAGCCTTTCTTTCAGTGTAACTCTGCGGCTATTTTGGAAACAGATGTGGGTCGGTAGAACTGACTATTATATGAACTTGTCAGCAGTGTAAATTATTACTGTTTGTATCAATATGAAAAATCATCTGAAAGAGTCAAAACTTTATCACTGCATAATCAAGCAAGCAAGCATAGTAAATTTGATGGTTTCTAACAGGAAATTTAGAGCGCAAGAGTAAAAACATACCTCATGGTAACTTGGCTATCTGCCCAAGGAGCCACGTCATGGCGGTGCCATCTTTATCATCTTTATCATCAACAAGGTTGAGAAATATTTCACGATTGTCGGCAATCCTGAAGACATCCAATGCAGGGATTTTAATAGAACCTGTCATACCATCCAATGTCTTGAGTGCATCCATGCATCTGGTAATAGAGAACTTCTGTAGAGGTTGTTCTTGATTGACTTCCTTTTCACGCACTTGCACCATCCTCTCCATCACTTGCACAATTCCATCGGAATTCCTCTTCTTAGGACTCCTCTTTGGTATCTTTGGAAGCTTGTTCCTTGCAGCAGCAACCCTTTTTCCTTTCACTTGGTGTTCCACCTGAGTCATACTCTGAGCACTTGGAGCTGGATCCATAACTTCGTGTTCATCTTCACTTTCTCTCTCAGGTATATCAGCCTCGGTATCTCCTTCAGGTTCATCGTCATCACTTATTACTTGTGTCAGATCCTCCCTTGATGTAGTTGAGGTTGAAGTGAAGTTAAAATTGCCTTCAGCTATGCTCCCTGCAAAAAGAGCCAACAAAGCACTCAGATGGTTAGTACAATGGATGACAATATGTTCACTGCAAGCATAGTACATATATTACCTTCATAAAGTTGTCCAAGTGAATCATAGAGAGGAAAAGCTTTTGTTTTGAATCTCTTGATTCTTGTACCAAATGACTGCAAGAGTTAAAAAAATATGTGACTACAATAGTTGAATAAATAATGACTACAGAAAGTTTAGTTTAATGGGTCAAAATTGAAGGCTTACAATTTCCAGATTTTCCCAAAGATGGGGCTCAGCCTGTAGCTTGAATTGGCTTTCATCCCACCCAACCCCACTTTGCATTCTTGCTTCTTTTAGCATCCTGTAGTCTCTCTTTAAATCTTTCTCCTTATCTTGTATTTGAGACTTCTCCATTCTGAGATATGGGTGTCGAGATAGGAAAAGCTTCACCATTACATTCCACGTTTCACTACTCCACCCATTTTGTCCTCTATGGAATGTATTGTTATGCTCAAGAAGAATATCCACTAGAGACTTCTCCATTCCTATGTTCCATGAGGCTCTAGGTTTCCCAGCTACAAAATACAAGAGCTACAAATAAAATTCCAGTACATTTTGCAAATCATGTTGTCCATTCCAGAAACAATAAGCATGGAAAATCTTGCACATATCAAGCAAATATTCAGGTATCAATATAGTACAATAGTATTGGGTACCTTTTGGAGAAGCTTTTTTCTTAAATTTAGGTGAAGTCTTCTTTGAGCAATTTGGAGATGCCCTTTTCTTATTTCTTTTCCCACCTGAGAAGGCCTTCTGCACATTATGCTTAGGAGAGCCTGTGGCATACACCACCTGAGATGCTTTCTTAGGAATCATATCTGCTTACATTATAAAACACCACAAAAgattatgacaattatcaaagatAAACACAATGCCATTAGAAATAGTTCTTTATTACATAGTTAAACACCACGAAACAGTTCCTTTGTTACATGAATAAACACCACAAAATAGTTCCCAGTTACATGATAAAACACTACAAATCTTTTAGGCAATGTAGTCATTCCACATTTGAAAAGCAATGTGATCTCTCAATTGATTGCCTAGCACATGGTTCTCGTGGAGCTGGTTTTCTTGGATATTTTCTCCATCACCATTTGGCAGATCCACAAACACAGCAGGGTCTATGTTATCCTCTTGATCCTCAAGCCACTCCTCATCTCCATCTTGCAATTTTATTATATTATGGAACACCGCTGCAGCAGCTGGGATCTTCACTTGATTTGTTATAGAATGGAAAGTACCAACATTTAGGATTGGGAACCGTTTCTTCAGAATTCCTATAAGCCTTTCAATGTGATTTCTTGCAACGGCATGTCGGTAATTAAATAACTCCATATGGTTCTGCGGCGCATGGTGACCATGGCCCCACTCTTTCAAATGATACCTTACACCTCTGTATGGTGCAAGGAAGTGCTGGGTGTTTGCGTAACCGCCATCCACTAAATAAAATTTTCCATCTGGTACATTAAAACCATTGAGTAGCGCCGAACTAAGTACTCGGGCGTGAGGCTGAACCTTCCCATCCACACGATATGAATGTCACATTCAGGTCAAAATCACAGGCTAGCATAAGATTCTGGCTTAGTGACCCTTTCCTATTCCTCCACGGAGCTTGAAGTTGAGGAGACCTAGTGACAGGAACATGTGACCCGTCTATGGCACCTAAACAATTCTGCAAATATGGGAAGAAGCGGTCATCATTTGCGATTTTGGAATGTGGCCCGTCAATGTGTCGAGGCCTCAGAAAACGACTTGCCAGGATGGGAACAACATCAAAAAACTCGTTGAGGTAATCATGGAATGTTGAGGCGCTATGCTGAAACGCCACCTGTAGATCCTCATACGATGCATTGTGTGATAGCATATACAGGAAAAAGGCCAACTTTTCTTCGACCTTTATGGTGTCGCTATCTGATATAAGACCTTCAGTTCTAAGATAAGATGCAATCCATCTAAAGATTTCTGGTTCCATCCTAAAAGCAGTCAAGCAATCTTTAAGATGACCATTAATAAGTCTCCTAACTTTCCTTCTGCCATAAGTGATGGAGGAATGACGTTTAGTCTTTTCTGTATTTTTCAGGTAGAGGTACAGTGCTGGTAGAATGGAGAAGAATAGCTCATCATCATcgtccctcttcctcttcctaaTCCGTTCTATGCTTCGTTGATCCATTTAAGACTAACGGAAAGCAATAAGCAGTCACAAACATGCATAAAGCTCTAACAAACATCCATAAAGCATTAACGAAAAGCAATAA
It includes:
- the LOC127296959 gene encoding uncharacterized protein, translating into MIPKKASQVVYATGSPKHNVQKAFSGGKRNKKRASPNCSKKTSPKFKKKASPKAGKPRASWNIGMEKSLVDILLEHNNTFHRGQNGWSSETWNVMVKLFLSRHPYLRMEKSQIQDKEKDLKRDYRMLKEARMQSGVGWDESQFKLQAEPHLWENLEISFGTRIKRFKTKAFPLYDSLGQLYEGSIAEGNFNFTSTSTTSREDLTQVISDDDEPEGDTEADIPERESEDEHEVMDPAPSAQSMTQVEHQVKGKRVAAARNKLPKIPKRSPKKRNSDGIVQVMERMVQVREKEVNQEQPLQKFSITRCMDALKTLDGMTGSIKIPALDVFRIADNREIFLNLVDDKDDKDGTAMTWLLGQIAKLP